The region GAACTCGGTTGTGAAACGCTGTTACGGCGACGATAGTTGGGGGGTAGCCCCCTGCGAAAATAGCTCGATGCCAGGTTAATAATTGAAGAGAGGGGAGGGGGGTTCTAGAGCATTATCTAGAACCCCTCTCCTTTTTTAGCGATGTTTAGAACCACCAAGGCTTGTGGGCCTAGGCTGGTTGAATCAGTAGTGACTGGCTCCTTAGCTCATCCCCAGAGCTTTATAGCAATTATTTGGATTGAACTAGTTAAACTGTTGGGCCGCTAGACCTATAAAGCTGAGACCAGCGGGTGAAACAGAAAAGCGACAGGGTAATACGATCAGTCCTTGTTCGATCGCCTGGCGTAGTAGTTGCCCATAAGTGGGGTCTCGATCGTCCCCGGGTGCGAAAGAATCGCAGTCCGATCGATTGATGAAGTACAGCATGACGGCTTGGGCTTGGGGCATCACGGCCATCATCTCGCGCAGGTGCTTTTGCCCACGATCGGTCACTGTGTCGGGAAACTTGGCTAAGGATCCATCGCTCCAGGTTGTATTCTTCACCTCGATGTAGATAGGTTTGCCGGATGAAGTGCCTTCTAGAAGGAAGTCAACACGGCTATTAGTACCGTATTTCACTTCTGATCGAACTGTTTCGTAAGGCTCTAAATCGGTCAGCAGTCGTTGGGTCAACAGCTCTTTAACTACTCGATTGGGCAGGTTGGTGTTGACCCCTACCCAAATTGGTTTTTGCTGATGCCCAAGAACTTCGATCGCTTCCCAGGTGTAAGCTAATTTACGCTTAGGGCTGGGATTGTGGGAAAGAAGAACTCGCGATCCAACTTCACAGACACCACTCATGGGGCCTGTGTTGGGGCAGTGGGCGGTAATGATTTCGCCTGAGTCTAGTTCAATATCAGCGAAAAATCGCTTGTAGCGCTTGAGTAGTCGTCCTTCCACCAAATTAGCGTAGCGATAAATTAATGTGTTTTCGAATATCGCAATAGTCATCCGTACTCCTTGGGTGATCGGGTGATCGCAGGCTAGCCTTGCACAATGTCTCCCAGAATTGTACAGAGCAGAGAACTGGACAACTTTTGAGTCCAGCTTATTAAGCTTGCCGTGCTACTACTAGATCCTCAAGCGATCAGTAAATTCACTTTCTACTCAATACTTTCAACTTATGTGGTGTACATAGGTTGATTGGGTAGACTGAATTCCACGTTCTTTATGCTTCAATTTCCCTTTTGAAGTAGAGATAGTGAAAGGTGACCCCGTTAGCTACATTGTCCTGGTTGACGCTGTGCGAGACGAGTTCCCATCCTTCTGAACCAGCAAGATTGAGTAGTTCTGGAAGAGTGGGGACTTCCTGCGTTTTACCAAACCATCCCCTCACCCTCTGCCCGTCAATATCGAGAATATTAATTTCTTGAGTGATTCCGCGACCCTTGAAGTCAAAGCGTATATTCTTGTACTCAAATTTCCTGGCCATGTTGTCTACAACCTCCAAAAATTGACTTCCTTACTCGAAATCAAAATCAATTAAGTGCTCTTAAGTAGAGTCTTTTGAGTTTAAATTTAAAAGAGATTCACTGTGAGTAAGATAGCATTTTCTTTTATGCTGTGTCAAGAATCATCAATCGTCGCACGTCTAAAGACTATTCACCGCTGTTGTGTTGCATGAAGATTTTGGTTTTCTAGACAAAACTTAAAAACCGATGCCAAAGACTGTTGATTCTTGTTAAGAATTTGGCAATCTTTGGCTCGAATAATTTGCACAGAATCATAGTTGACTGCAAGAGCTTTTAGGGAATATTATTCCCTACTTAAAGTAATCTTGGTAGTCAGAAGTATCGACCGAATTAACTGTGCCAACTTTATCAACCAAACCAAAGATCTGAGAATAGGCATAGGCGATCGCGCACATGGAAACAGGTGCAGTGACCAGGATGCCAACAAAGCAAAGAATCACGCCTGCCAGATTCAGCAGACCGAGGAGAAAGGAGAAACCAAAAATTCCCCACCAATGTTTGTTAACGACCTTCCGGCTCATTTCCATGGCGGGCCAGAACTGCACTCGCCGATCGATAATGAGAGGCATTCCCATGGAGTAGCAGATGCCCAAGTAGATCGCGGGAATGATGCCGACGAGCAGGAGAATCCCCCCAACGATGAGCAGGGGAGAGGGGGATTCGCTACCTTCGCTCATGGCAGTGCCGATGCCCAACAGAATTGCACCGGGCAGCATGGGCAGTGAGGAAATAAGACCGGAAACGAGGGCAAAAAGGAAGAGGTCTCCGAATTGGCTAAAGCCTTCAAAAAAGTCTCCGAAGCTACGAGCTTGCTCTCGTAAAATCTTGAAGCTGTAGATTAAAAAGCCTGCGTTTAAGATTGGGCCAATGACGGAGCTGGCGATCGAGCCGATACCTGGAATAACACCTAAAACGATGTTAATTAGAAGGACGACTACAAAGAAGCCCACTAAGGGGCCAGCGTCTTTCTGAAACATAGACCAGCCTTTGCCGATCCAGTCTCCTGAGTTGACGCTGTAGTCGCGATCGCCCAGTGAAGACCACTCGGGATTTTGCATGGTGATAGACTCCACGACGTTGAAACCAAGCACCCTGAGTCGTCGTCAGATCTTGTAAATCTTGATGACACAAGGGTTTGGCCACAAGCTAGCACCGGACTCCTCAGGGGTCGTCCGATTGAATGAATTTTTAATGAATGGTTGAGAGCCTGCAGACCAGGGCTGGAGGCTAGATTGGCCGAGGGCCGTGGTTAACGACTGGAGAGCAGGATCAGGCTGGCGAGCGTGCCGCTGTTCCATAAACCATGCAGCAGGATTGAGGACAGAAGATTGCGCGATCGGGCATAGACCACGCCAAGAACGATGCCCAAGGTTGTGAGCGGCAGGACTTCCGAGAGGCTGAGGTGGGCGAGGGCAAAGATCAAGCTGCTGAGGCCAATGGCTCCCCATGGGGGTAGGTAGCGAGTGAGGGAAGGAAGCAGGAAGCCGCGAAAGAGGGTTTCTTCAAACAGGGGAGCCGCGATCGAGGCGGTTAGGAAAAAGCAGGTGATGGCGACGGGGTCGCGGTTTTCGAGAACGATCGAGAGGATGGGATTGCTGCCCCCTTGCCCTTGCCAAATTTGCTGATTTGCCAGGGAAACAAGAATGACGATCGGGAGCGCCACACAGTAACCACCGATGCCCCAGGCCAGCCAGCGGCCATTTTGCCATTTGAACTGAAACCAGCCTTCCGGAAGAGGTAGATAGGATTTGACGGCGTAGCGCAGGGTTAGGACGCTCCCGGCGGCCATGAGTCCGTAACTGAAAAGGATGATGCCGGCTTGGGTTCCGCCCGTGAGGGTGCTGGGCTGAATGCCAAGCAGTTGCAGCCCGATCGATCGGATGAGGGGAACAACAATCTGTCCGATCGCAAAAAAGCCAAGGATGAACACTTCCCAGATGGTTTCACCCGTCCAAGGAACCGTCCATTGAACGGAGGCGAGGGACAGCAGTGAGTTAGATCCCTTCAGGAAGCGTTGCACCAGCAAGACGATCAGGCTAATGATGCCGCAGAGAAGGGCCAGGCCGGGGATGAGGTTAACGGCGGCCAGTTTCAACAGCAGAGACTCGGCTTGTAGGTTGGTTTCGGCAGCCAGGAGGCTGAGTTCAGCCGGCCGCTGTTGCAGACGGTACAGTCTGGCCAAGCTGGCATTGCGGAACCACCCCCCCAAAAATTGTCGGATGTTGTCTTCAATGCCTTGGGCAATGGCGGGCGGTAGCGCTGGGGTGACTTGGTTGGTGATTTGGTTGCGATTTCCCCACAACAGAGCCAAATTTTCCCGAATTTCGTCAAAGTCGCTGAGGAAACTTTGGGGATCGATCGAGTCGGGCACGGAAGCTGAAAGGCGGGCAAGCTGCTGCCAAGTGGTCAATGCGGCGGCGGAATCTCCCAACCGGGCCTGAAGCAGACCCAATCGTAGGTCTACGGCGGCCAGCTCGCGCAATTGTTGGGCTAGCCGATCGAAGTCAGAGTCTGGCCCCGCTGTGGCTAAGTCGCTGGCCTCAGAATTTGCCGATCGATTGTTCGCCGGGGTGGTTAATTCGCGGATGAATTTTTCTGCACTCAAGGCAGCTTTCTCGCGAAAGGCCTGATATTGCTGGCGAGCATCGGCAAAGGTGCGATCGCCCAACAGTTGCTGCCGCAGGACGGTGATCGGGTCGTCGGTTTCGGTCGGGCGATCGGGCGGTAAGTCCAGTTCTCCCGTGGCCCGCAACATCAGATTGGTTTGATATAGCTCCAGACGACTTTGGATCTGGGTTTGGGTAAAGCTGCCCACCAAGGACAACCCAGAAACCGACAAGGCCAACACGGTCAGCACCACTAAAACCAATCGCTTGAAATTTCCGCTTCCAGTTATTCCCGTCACAATGTTGCTGTCCACCGTTCAAATGCTGTTTTAAAGGTTAGCCAACTCGATCAATTCGACAAATTCGATGGCTTTGATCGCTCGATCGCCCGATCAAGACAATCCATGCAGAACTGCATCGCAAAATGCCATGAAATTTAGGAAATCATCCAAATTGTCCAGCCAAAGGTCATGAAACCCTTAACAGCTTACCTGGCCCTTACAAACTTATAAACCACGTTGCGGAAGCTAGTAATCCGATAAGTTCTGATAGATTCCGAAATCTTACTGAATTTATTTGTATCAGTTTTGTAATTTGTTAGGGTTTTTCGGAATTTCTTTAGCAATGCTCGATCAGGTGACTTGACAACTCTTTGGCCGGGGCGAGATTACCTGAATTGGCCTAACTCAGCCCTTTCATCCCTTCACCGCTCAGCTATTTCCTACAGCGGTCGTTAGGATCAAACCAGCTTAGGTCAAAGGCTGGCACGGCGTGACCAGGGTGAGCGATCGAAACCCAAAACCAGCACTCAAAAACAGCACTGGTTCCTAAACAAGGTTATTCGGTCACAATCTTCAACCACAGCTTCCCAGTTCTCCCGTGCCATAGCGCCTTTGCCTGCAACCTTCCTGGAGCAGCACCATGATTCGTTTGCTAGTTGGCATTCTTGTTTGGGTGATCAATGTTTTGTATAAAGATCGCCCCTATCCTCGGTTTTACGTGTTGGAAACCGTGGCCCGCGTTCCCTACTTTGCTTACATGTCCGTGTTGCACCTTTACGAAACCCTCGGTTGGTGGCGCAAGGCGGACTGGCTGAAGGTGCATTTTGCGGAATCTTGGAATGAATTGCACCACTTGCTGATCATGGAAGCCTTGGGAGGAAATCGGGTTTGGAGCGATCGCCTGATCGCCAAGTCTGCCGCCCTGGTTTACTACTGGATCATTGTGGGGGTGTATTTGGTGTCTCCCCAATCTGCCTACCATTTCATGGAACTGGTGGAAAAACACGCCTATGCGTCCTACAACAAGTTTTTGCATCAAGCGGAAGCCATGTTGAAAGCGGAACCTGCGCCGGAAATTGCTCAGCGCTACTACCGCGACGGAGATTTGTATCTGTTTGATGAGTTCCAAACGGCCCAAGTGCCCGAAAGCCGCCGCCCAATCATTGACAACCTCTACGATGTGTTTGTGGCCATCCGCGACGACGAAATGGAGCATGTGAAAACGATGGTGGCCTGTCAGCAGCCCCAGGATCAGGCTTGCCTGAGTCCCCATGAGGCGGGGAGTTTGGCTGGCAAGACCCCCGAGTCGCTGGAGGTGATCGCGCCGTCTTTGGAGATGACTCCCGATCGCCCGCAAATGGGTTAACCAACGGCGCAAACTATTGTGGGACTGGTGGGCCGGAAACCATAGCAATGACTGACCGCCACGGGTCGCCCTCGATCGCTCCTTAATGACCATCAACTTTTCCAGGCGGATCGGGTTTGCCC is a window of Limnothrix sp. FACHB-406 DNA encoding:
- a CDS encoding alternative oxidase translates to MIRLLVGILVWVINVLYKDRPYPRFYVLETVARVPYFAYMSVLHLYETLGWWRKADWLKVHFAESWNELHHLLIMEALGGNRVWSDRLIAKSAALVYYWIIVGVYLVSPQSAYHFMELVEKHAYASYNKFLHQAEAMLKAEPAPEIAQRYYRDGDLYLFDEFQTAQVPESRRPIIDNLYDVFVAIRDDEMEHVKTMVACQQPQDQACLSPHEAGSLAGKTPESLEVIAPSLEMTPDRPQMG
- the sfsA gene encoding DNA/RNA nuclease SfsA, with product MTIAIFENTLIYRYANLVEGRLLKRYKRFFADIELDSGEIITAHCPNTGPMSGVCEVGSRVLLSHNPSPKRKLAYTWEAIEVLGHQQKPIWVGVNTNLPNRVVKELLTQRLLTDLEPYETVRSEVKYGTNSRVDFLLEGTSSGKPIYIEVKNTTWSDGSLAKFPDTVTDRGQKHLREMMAVMPQAQAVMLYFINRSDCDSFAPGDDRDPTYGQLLRQAIEQGLIVLPCRFSVSPAGLSFIGLAAQQFN
- a CDS encoding type II CAAX endopeptidase family protein, with the protein product MDSNIVTGITGSGNFKRLVLVVLTVLALSVSGLSLVGSFTQTQIQSRLELYQTNLMLRATGELDLPPDRPTETDDPITVLRQQLLGDRTFADARQQYQAFREKAALSAEKFIRELTTPANNRSANSEASDLATAGPDSDFDRLAQQLRELAAVDLRLGLLQARLGDSAAALTTWQQLARLSASVPDSIDPQSFLSDFDEIRENLALLWGNRNQITNQVTPALPPAIAQGIEDNIRQFLGGWFRNASLARLYRLQQRPAELSLLAAETNLQAESLLLKLAAVNLIPGLALLCGIISLIVLLVQRFLKGSNSLLSLASVQWTVPWTGETIWEVFILGFFAIGQIVVPLIRSIGLQLLGIQPSTLTGGTQAGIILFSYGLMAAGSVLTLRYAVKSYLPLPEGWFQFKWQNGRWLAWGIGGYCVALPIVILVSLANQQIWQGQGGSNPILSIVLENRDPVAITCFFLTASIAAPLFEETLFRGFLLPSLTRYLPPWGAIGLSSLIFALAHLSLSEVLPLTTLGIVLGVVYARSRNLLSSILLHGLWNSGTLASLILLSSR